TTGAGTTTATCATTACGCCCGATTTGAGTGTAAGCTGCCGAAAGTTCTGTTGCCTGACGCACCTGAATGGGTCCCACTTGCTTCGGTGTTTGGGTGGCAATTCCATGCGTTGCTAATTTGTCTCCTAACTCCTCATTTTCTGCCAATAAAGCAATCTGCACAATCGGCTGCCGGTACTTTCCTACACACAAATAACGTCCCAGCGGATCGATATCTCCAACGGCAATTAATCCTTCATTTAGTAACTGACCAAGCATGAACAAAGACTGCGCCCAAACCAGGGGAAGATTTTCATTTGGCAAGCGCGTTTGGCTTTGAGGATTTTGTCTTTCTGCTTCCACATTTTCCGCCGGCACATAATACAACTCTGGCAGCAGTCGCAATCCTTCCCGTTCCACTAATAAAGATTCTAAACGTTCCTGATATTCCTTGGCTTGTTCCCTATCTCCCCGGCATAAGCCATCTAAAAATAGGTAGGTAAAAAATAACGGCCACTCGCTTTCAATATGCTCAAATTGTTTCAACTCCCAGGGTTCATAATGCAAGCGCTTCGTATCTTCTAAGACCGTTTGATGTCCATCTCGCAAAAAGCGTTTGCACCCGTATTTTCCCTGAAGTTTGTTAATAATATCCGTGCGCGTGCGATTCATTAAATCAGCGTTTTCTACGGCAAACGCCGGAAAACTAATAATGCTTAACAAAGCCGCATCAATTTCTTTGGATAGTGATTCCCTAGGTAACAACGATTCCAGTGTCATCCGCGCCCGTGCAATTTCATCTGGTAGCACATGAATCACCGATGCCTGAGAACCCCTTACCCCAAAAAGATTGAGACCATTAATTGCTTCCAAGGCGGCTTTTGCCATGCCAATTGAACTAGCATTTAATTCAGGATTGCCGACATTTATTTTGTTGCCTCGTTCCCAAATTCCATAATCGGGCGTCCGGTAAGCTCTGCCAATGTAATAAACTAAATTTTGAATAAAATTAACTTCATCAATACTATAGATGATGTCCAACCCAGAAGCGGTCATTTGCGCCAGCATTAATAAAAATAGCGAAGTCGCATCTACTTGCAAATGCCCCCACTCTCTATCCCCCACCACAACATCACCCGTGCCGGTGTTATATTTGGCGTGCAAGCAATCTAATAGGGATTGCGTTTCTTTAAATCGCTCAACTTTGTCAGCTTGCCGCATCATGCAAAACAGCAATCCCCGCATGAGTTTGACAACGCTGTGTTCAAGTTCAAAACTGCGTCCAGAATAATCATCGATTTTGCGATAAGCCAGGGCTAATCCCCAAACCGCTAAAATGCTGTAAACGTTATCTCTCACCCAGGCGTCGGTATAGTCGCCATGAGCATTAACTGCCGTAGAAGCCGGCAGCAAGCCGGTGATGGGATTCTGACGGGCGACGATCACTGTCGTAATTTGGTGATAGTAATCATCAAGACGGGCTTGCAGTTGGGTTGCTGTTTTTGACATAGTATTCACCGGCAATTTCCGGACTTTAACACACTCAGGTTGAACTGATTGATCAATAATTGAGGGACAGGCTTGCAAGATATTCTCTTCAGCTTTAGCTTTGCGAATTTCTTGTGTGTAAACATTGTCAGCAAAAAAAGTTGTCGGATCTTCGGCTAACGGGTAGCGTTGAATTTTCTCCTAAACCCGTCTTTTACCCCACCGGCATCGGAACGGATGAAAAACGACTGCCTGCCGGCGCTAGCCCGTTGTTTATCCAAATCTTCATCAAAAGCCGACTCATCCCTTTCTTATCTTTAACTGATTTTGGAGAAAATAGAAATAAGATTAAGAAAAGTTTAAAATTAAAAGCAACTTCTTTAAAGACTTGGCAAAAAAATCTTTTAATCGTTCACTTTGAACAGACATTAAGCCTTAATATGCTTAATCAGTGCCGGCAAAAACAATGATAGTCCTCAGAAGTATCCAATTTAAAGTCAGCAGTAGCGGCAAAGTCGAAGTCGTGCCGGTGAAATCATCAGATGGCTGTATCAAAGCAATTGTAAACAAATGGGGGATGGAGCAGTACACAGAGCAATTGCAAATAAGGCTTTTAGCAACAGAGCAAAGCATCAATAATTGCTGACGCCCCTTGCTAAAAGCCCGTCCTTCGAGATAATAGGTTGATGAGGTGTGGTTGTGAGAGAGTGGATAATGTCAGAAGTGCCAAAACAACTTTCGGTACTAGGACTGCCGGTTCATTTGCTAGATAACTATCCAGACTGGTTGACGTCGCGTTTGCATCAAGGGCTAGGATGTCATGTGGTGACGCTGAATGCGGAAATGACCATCCAGGGAACCGAGAATCCAGCCTTGGCAAATGTGATTCATCAGGCGGAACTGGTGATTCCAGATGGTGCCGGCATTGTGCTTTACTCGCGGCTGAAAGGCCAACCCGTACAGCGTTGTCCCGGAATTGAACTTGCAGATTCCCTTGTGCGACAGGCAGGACAAATGGGAAATGAGTGTCCCGTATTTTTCTTTGGCGGTGCACCGGGAGTGGCTGAGACAGCAGCCGAGTTGTGGCACCGGCAAGTTCCCGGCTTAAGCTTGGTGGGAGTGCAGCACGGTTATCTATCCCCAGAGGAACAGCAACAACTGTGTCAAACCCTGCAAACGCTCCAGCCGCGTTTAATTTTAGTGGGTTTAGGTGTTCCGCGTCAGGAATTTTGGATCGCTCAACACCGGCACCTGTGTCCCCAAGCAACCTGGATCGGCGTCGGTGGCAGTTTCGATATTTGGGCCGGCATCAAAACTCGTGCGCCGGTTTGGATGCAAAATCTTCACTTAGAATGGCTCTATCGGCTCTATCAAGAACCTTGGCGCTGGCGGCGGATGTTAGTTTTACCCGTATTTGCGTGGAGAGCTTTATTAGCAACACGCGATCAGAGAAAAGCGATTAGCCAAGAGAATTAAGATCATAATTGCTAATTTTTAACGCTAAAGGAAGTAGGTTGGGTTGAGCCTTGCGAAACCCAACACCAGAGGCAAAATCCCTGACGACAAACCAAATCTAACGCTAAAGGAAGTAGGTTAGTTTCCTTCGTCAACCCAACCTACGAAGATCAGCTAACGTTGGGTTTCCTTCGTCAACCCAACCTACTTCACTTTTAATTCTTCCCGTGCCGCTTGCTGCTGCTGAATTCGCTCCAAGGTGCCGGTGGGAATCGAGGAAATGAGCTGGCGTGTGTAAGCTTGTTTCGGTTCACGATAAAGTCGCTCAGATGAGCCAACTTCTTCAATTTTCCCTTTATTCATCACGACAATGCGATCACTCATAAATTTAACCACACTTAAATCGTGAGAAATAAAGATGTAAGTCAAACCAAACTCACCCTGCAACTCTTTTAACAAATTCAGCACTTGTGCCTGCACCGACACATCCAGAGCAGAAACCGATTCATCACAAACAATAAACTTAGGGTTTAAAGCCAAAGCACGAGCGATAGAAATTCTTTGCCGTTGTCCCCCCGAAAATTCATGGGGATAGCGCTTCATTAACCCCGGATTCAAACCCACCCGTTCTAACAAATAGGCGGCGCGTTCCCGTTGCTGCCGGCCATTTTTCTCGGCAGCGTGAATAACTAACGGTTCCATCACCGCGTCGCCAATATTCATGCGCGGGTTAAGAGAACTAAACGGATCTTGGAAAATAATTTGCATCTCCCGACGCAGCCGGCGCAGTGCATTCCCTTGAAGGCTGGTAATATCTTGTCCTTCAAACATCATCTGACCGCCCATCGGTTCGATCAGCCGCAATAAGGTTCTTGCCAAAGTGGTTTTGCCGCAACCCGACTCGCCTACCAAACCAAGGGTTTCACCGGGGTAAACATCAAAGGAAACCCCATTCACTGCCATCATATAGCGCTTGGTTTGGCCGAACATCCCCCTGACCGGGAAGCCAACTTGAAGGTCGCGGATGCTGACGAGGGGGGCTTGCTGCTGCAATTTTGCCAGCCGTTGATCCATTTCCGCCTCACTCACCTCCACCGGCTCTACTTCCGATTCGTCGGCAATCTCATAGGTAGTGCCCCTAACCGGCGCTTCTTCTGTGCCAATGTCAAGCAGGGGGGCACTATTCGTCAATGGCACCGGCGCACCGCTTGGGGGTACAGGAGTGCTACCGGCACGGTTCTGTTCACCCGGTAAGTACGGAAGCGCTGTCCCAACTCCGGCATTCCCTTGAGTCTTTTCTCGAATCTCGACTTCGCCGGTGCCGGTGGTAACAACTTCCATAAAGTCAGAAACCGTTGGTAGATAGCGCAACCGCCGGTTTAACTGGGGCCGGCAAGCCAGCAACCCTTTGGTATAAGGATGCTGCGGGTTTGAGAAAATCTCTAACACCGAACCGTACTCGACTATTTTTCCCCGGTACATCACCGCCACCGAATCAGCAACTTCGGCAATGACGCTCAAATCGTGGGTGATAAACATCATCGTCATCTGCCGCTGATCCCGTAACTCCCGCAGCAGCGCCAAGATAGTTGCTTGCACCGTCACATCCAAAGCAGTCGTGGGTTCATCGGCAATCAGCAACGTGGGATTGCAGGAAATAGCCATTGCAATCGTTACCCGCTGAATCTGGCCGCCGGACAGTTCGTGGGGATAGCGTTTGAGAATGGCTTGTTTTTGCTCGTTGATGTGCTGCTGAATTTCTCGCTCATCGGAGGTTTGGCGAGTTTCTAGGTAACGCTGCCGCAATTCTTCATCGCTGGGGAGGAGTTTCACTTCTTGCAGCAAGGAAGTAGCTAGACGACGTGCCTGTGCCGGCGAGACATTTTGGTGCAGCCGAATCGCTTCTGTGAGCTGAAATCCGATGTCATACACCGGATTAAGTGCACTCATCGGTTCTTGGAAGATCGTGGCTAGCTGACCCCCTCTGTACTGCTGCATTTTTTCTGCCGGCAACTGTAGCAGATTCACGGGTTCTTGCAGTTCCCCTGCCGGCGTTACCCCCCGAAACCAAATTTCGCCACCAGCAATTTTGCCCGGTGGACTCGGCACTAAACCCATGACGGCGAGGGACGTCACGGATTTACCTGAACCCGATTCGCCCACAATCCCTAGGGTTTGGCCTCGCTTGACCTCAAAGGAAATGCCGTCAACGGCTTTGAGCAGTTTCTCGTCGGTTTGAAACAGGACTTGCAGGTTGCGAACATCTAAAACGGTTTCGGTCATGTCATGGAGCTTCAGCACAGAGGTTAACTGGATTTTAACAGCGTCTCCAGTTTTGATTCCTTCAATTTATACTTTTTTGAATTTTTGATGGGGAGATGCCGGCGGCAAGCTGAGATTGTTGTCTGTTGGCGAGTGCCGGCATCCTCCGAATTTTTGCCCATTTGCATTAAATATTGTTGCAAAGGCCACATCTGCCGGCACCCTCGTTGCGCTGGGGAACTCTAGAGTGTGGCGAACTGCTAGAGCCAAATGAACGCACCCGACATCGTTTTTTAGATTCTAGGCCGGTATCGCCAATTTCCCAGTATTTGCCATACAGTTTAGATAGCATCTATTTATCTCTGATTTTATGCGATGTCCTGGGTATCATTCGTTATTTGCAATTCGTCATTTACGCCCTTGACAAAAAGCGAAGGATAAAGAACCAAGGACGATCTGCTATCTAAAACTCACCCATCTTACAGGAAGTTTTGCTTCACTTCAAGAGTGAAATTACTGAAAACTTTTTCGTCAATTATTACTTTTTATTATGACAAAATCAACGCCGGATACCCTAGAAATTGCCAAACAAGAAAATGCCCAAGCGCTCGCAACCTTGATGAATCGTTGGCTAAAACCCAGAGGAATGACTGCAAAAGCAACCAGAGAAGAGAATTGCTTGCACGTAATCTTTGAGGCAAATCAAGTCCCCAACTTAAAAGTTTTAATCGTTTTTATTCGCAAAGTCATTTTAAATTTAGGAGTAGTTGCAATTAAAACTGTAAAGATTTCTGTATATTTACCTGGAGAAAGTTCACCCGTATGTTATGAAGAAATTGCCCTGAAGCCACAGGCCAAGTTGCCCCCAGATTGGGGTGGGATCACCACCTCGGCTGCCGGTTGGGAAATCGCTGAGCCAGCAACGAATAAAGTAGATCAATCAGTGAGCGCTTTGGCAAAACTGCAACCTGCCAGTTGGTTAGATACAAAGCAAGGGAAAATGCTGGTTATTTTGCCAGTTTTTATCGTTGCCGGCGCAATTTTATTGTTTAACTTAAATCGAGAACCGTCTTTGCCAACCCAATCTGTGCCGGCACCGGCAACCGCGTCGCAGTCCGCAAATTTCTTACAGCAAGCTGTTAACCAAGCCACCCGCGCCTCCAACCAAGCTCGAACCGCTAAAACGCAACAAGAGTGGAAATCAATTGCCACTCAGTGGCAGGAAGCACTGAGGTTGATGCAAGCGGTGCCGGTGTCTGATCCCAAACACAAGTTAGCCCAGCAAAAAGTAAAGGAGTATCAGCGCAAGTTAGAATATGCCCAACAAAAAGCAAAGACTAGCCCCTAAGCTTGAGGTTAGTTCGCCCCTCAGCACGGCTACCCCTGCATTCAGCTCTCAGGCGTCTGCATGACGCACACCGCAAGCAAGCAAAGCAGCCGTTAAATAGAGGGTATTCTGATTGGTAAGAACACTCACCCACTTCTGTGCGCCTACCCTTGCGACCTATGTCATCATCAAAGTCTAACCCCCTCGAACTTGCTAAACAGGGCGATCCGAACGCCATCGCCGCCCTGCTCAACCGCACCCTTCAACCCAAAGGTATCACCGCCTCAGCTGAGCAGGAAGATGGTTTTTTACACATCATTCTGAAGGCGGCTCAAGTGCCCAATCAACAAGCCGTTGTTACCTTCATCCATCAGGGAATGACGAAGTTGGAGAGTGAAGCCATTCACAGTGTCAGAATTGACGGATATCAGAACGGACAAGATATTCCCGCTTGGAGCGATGAATTCGGCTTAGAGACTGCTTCTCTATTCCACTCAGACGTGATGCCGCCTATTGAGGAGACTCAATCTTACGAGGATCTAGACTCACCGGGAATGGATGACGAATATCCTGAGTCAGCAGGAATTGACGATATCGATGGCTACGAAACTGAGGAAGAAGGGGAAGAAATAGAAGAAGAAACCCCACCGGCTAAGGCTAAGCGTCCAATGAATAAAGGACTGCTGCTAGGAGGCATTGCGGCACTTGTTGCTATTGCAGCAATTGGGGCAATTGCCGTGCTCAAGCCGCCGATCCCCGGTTTGTTTGGAAATGAAGCGGAAGAGGCTTCAGAGCCGGCTGCCACCGAGACAGCAGCCCCAGCCAAGCCGGCAGCACCGGCAGCGACAGGGAACAAACCAGTAACTCCCGTGCCGGCGGCAACACCCAATAAGCCGGCGGCAAGCGCACCGACAGCAACACCCAATAAGCCGGCAGCTCCTGCTCCCGCGCCGGCAGCGCAGTCCGATCCCTGGCGCGAGGGAGTTAACAGCGCCACTAGGGCGGCAAATCTGGCTCAAACCGCTAGCACTCAGGCTCAGTGGAACGAAGTCGCGACTCAGTGGCAGCAAGCGATCGACTTGATGAAAAAGGTGCCCCAGTCCAGCCCCAATTATCAAGCAGCTCAAGATAGGGTAGCCAGCTATCAGTCTAACCTCAACTACGCTCAGCAAAATGCAGGGAATAGCTACTGAGTGTTGAGCGGTTTCGCGCCTCTTTCCCCCAGGCGCGAACCGTTTGAAATCAGCACTTTTGGCACCAGGGGTTAGTAGGATCAAGAGGCTGGAGCGATTTCAGGTAAGATCAAAGGCGAAAAACTCTGGTTTGAGGGAGAGATTCAGCTTGCCTACACTTGGCGTCAACATTGACCACATTGCCACGATCCGGCAGGCGCGGCGGACGGTTGAGCCAGATCCGGTTGCCGCAGCGGTGCTGGCAGAACTTGCCGGTGCTGATGGCATCACCGTGCATTTGCGAGAAGATCGGCGGCATATTCAAGATCGGGATGTGCGCTTGCTGCGGCAGACGGTTCGCACCCATTTGAATTTAGAAATGGCAGCGACATCGGAAATGGTGGCCATCGCACTCGATATTCAACCGGACTACGTCACCCTCGTACCGGAACGCCGAGAAGAAGTGACCACCGAGGGAGGGCTGGATATTAACGGCCAAATGCACCGCCTAGGTGAGATTGTGGGGACTTTGCAAGGGGCGGGAATTCCGGTTAGCTTGTTTATTGACGCTGATCCCGTTCAGATAGCAGCATCGGCGATTGTGAAGGCGAAATTTATTGAACTGCACACGGGTCGCTATGCTGAAGCAGCAGATGAAGTGAGCCGGCAGAAAGAATTAGCGGTGTTAGCCCAAGGCTGCGAACAAGCACTCGCCGCCGGCTTGCGAGTCAATGCCGGCCACGGTTTGACCTACTGGAACGTTTATCCCATTGCCGGTATTGAAGGCATGGAAGAACTCAACATTGGTCATACAATTATCAGTCGAGCTGTTTTAGTGGGTATGGAGCGAGCCGTCCGCGAGATGAAGCAAGCCATGCGGGGAGAATTTTAAATCTCTGAATTTTGAATGAATTCAGAATTTAAAATTTCAACTCAAACAGCCACATCTGACAACAACTGGAATAATTTGAGATGCAAACTTACTACTTCGTTCTAGCCAGCCAGCGCTTTTTGTTAGAGGAAGAACCCTTTGAAGAAGTTCTCCAAGAGCGTCACCGTCACTACAAAGAACTGGAAAAAGAAATTGATTTTTGGCTAGTCAAAGAGCCGGCATTTTTAGAAGCGCCGGCGATGGCACCCGTTAAAGCCAAATGTCCACAGCCGGCAGTTGCGGTCATTTCCACCAATCCCCAGTTTATTACCTGGTTAAAATTGCGCCTGGAATTTGTACATACCGGCGAATTTCAAGCACCTTCCGAGGCGATCCCAGAACCCCTAGCATCCCTAACACCGGCATCTTAAGCAGCATTAGGAGAGTGCTGTAGTGTCTTTTGTATGGACACTGCAGCAGTTCCTCATTGGGGATTGGGCATGGGGCATGGGGCATTGGGCATGGGGCATGGGGCATGGGGCACTTCCTCTCCCCCACTCAGAACTCAGCACTCAGAACTCAGCACTCCCTCCCCCATAGATATCCTCTTAAGGGGACAACTTAATAAGCCGGCCCTGCTAAGCAAGAGATGGCAGCGCCGAGAGTGGAACCCACGATCACCTGAACAGGAGTGTGCCCTAGCAATTCCTTCAGGCGGTTTTCGTTAAACTTGGGGTGTTCTTGAAACAGCTCATCAATAATTTGATTGAGGATGCGTGCCTGTTTGCCGGCAGCTAAGCGAACGCCTGCTGCATCGTACATGACGATAATCGCAAAAATTGCCGCAACGGCAAACTCAGGTGTTTCCCATCCCACAGACTGCCCGACACTGGTAGCTAGGGCAGTCACCAGCGCCGAATGAGCGCTAGGCATTCCGCCGGTGGTTACTAGGACGCGCAGATTTACCTTGCCATGTGTGACCAATTCAAAGATCACCTTTAATATTTGAGCGATCAGACAGGCGGTGAGTGCAACCACCAGCACCTGGTTGTCGAGAATACGGCCAAAGTCCTGCATAAGAGTAAAGAATGAAGAATGAAGAATGAAGAATGAAGAATGAAAAATTAAATTGCTTTTTCTCAATTCTTAATTTTTCATTCTCGCTTAATGATTGCGGTTGGTAATGAAATCTGCGATTGCCTGAAGCGGTTGAGCCTTTGGCCCAAAGCTTGCAAGTTCTGCCTTCGCGGCTTCTACGAGTTGGCGGGCTTGGCGTTCAGATTCTTCTAGTCCCCAAAGGCTGGGATAAGTTGCCTTTTGGGCTTGCAAGTCTTTACCGGCAGTTTTGCCCAGTGCTTCTTGGGTGGCGGTGATATCCAGAATGTCATCGACAATCTGAAACGCCAAGCCAATATTCTGGGCATAGCGAGACAACCGTTGCAAATCTTCAGCCGGCGATCCGGCCAAAATTGCCCCACAAACTACACAAGCTTCCAGTAGCGCACCCGTTTTGTGGGTGTGGATGAAGTTGAGGGTTTCCAAAGAAATATCCGGCTTGCCCTCAGATTCGAGATCCACCACTTGGCCCCCGACCAATCCTGCAGCCCCAACTGCATTGCCCAGTTTAGCAATCACCTGTAACACTCTTTCGGCGGGAACGCCCTGAGTTTGGGCGGCAACAAATTCAAAGGCATAAGCCAGTAAGCCATCTCCTGCCAAAATTGCGATATCCTCGCCGTACACCTTGTGATTGGTGAGTTTGCCCCTGCGGTAATCGTCATTATCCATTGCCGGCAGGTCGTCGTGAATCAACGACATGGTGTGGATCATTTCCAAGGCGCAGGCGGTTGGCATGGCCATTTCCATCGTGCCGCCGGCCAGTTCACACGTCGCTAGACATAAAATTGGACGCAGGCGCTTGCCCCCAGCTAAGAGGGAGTAGCGCATTGCCTCATAAATTTTTTCAGGATAAGTGAGGGGGATGGCACGGTCAAGCGCCGCTTCCACCTGAACTTGTCGCCCTGCTAAATAGGCCGATAAGTCAAAGGTCGATTCCTCTTCCTGCTGAGGCGAATGAATGTTCTTTATTGATACCATCCCGATCACCTTTGTGCTTTTGGATACCACTGCTGAATTCAGCCTCTCATCATTCTACGTGGCTTGGGGATGCCCGAATTTTGGATTTTAAATTTTGGAGCTGGGATTGCTCTAAAATCTAAACGTCCCCACCCTGGCTGTAGCTGAAAACGGTGTTGCACAATAGCATCGCCACCGTCATCGGGCCAACCCCACCCGGCACCGGCGTCAGAAACTGCGCTACGGTTTGAACCGATTCAAAGTGGACATCTCCCACTAAGCGACTTTTGCCGGCACCCTGACTGACGCTGTTGATCCCCACGTCTACCACCACCGCCCCCGGTTTAACCATCTCTGCTGTAATCATTTCGGGGCGTCCTGTTGCCGCTACTAGAATATCAGCGCTGCGAGTGATTGCGGCTAAGTCTGGCGTTCGTGAATGGGCAATCGTAACCGTGGCATTTGCCTCTAAAAGCATCAGCGCCATTGGTTTACCTACCAAAATGCTGCGTCCGATAATTACCGCGTGTTTGCCGGCTGGGTCAATGTCATATTCTTGCAGCAGTCGCATCACCCCTGCCGGTGTGCAACTGCGTAAACCGGCTTCTCCCCGCACCAGTCGCCCCATATTAGCCGGGTGGAGTCCGTCGGCATCTTTTTTGGGTTCTATTTTATTCAGTGCCGCCACAGCGTCCAGATGTTCAGGTAGTGGCAGTTGTACGAGAATTCCATCCACGCGCTCATCTTGATTGAGCTGCTCAATTAATTGCTCTAATTCTGTCTGGGTGGTTTGTGCCGGCAAATGTTTGCCTAAAGAAGCAATGCCGGTTTTCTCACAAGCACGCTCTTTATTGCGGACATACGCTGCACTAGCAGGATTATCTCCCACCATGACCACGGCGAGTCCCGGCGGGCGTTCCCGTTGTGCTTGTAGGGTTTGGATGCGATCTCGCAGTTCGGCTTGGATTTTCTGGGCGAGCGCTTTACCATCTAATATCTGAGCAGTTTTGGCATCCATCGAGGTTCAAACAGCGTCTGTATCTGCGGTGCGTTTCCGCTCTACCAGTTTCGCAGATTTAGTTACTGTTTGATACTTTTTCTAGGGGTAATATTAATTCCTGCCGGTTGCTCTTTCTTGGGATTGAGGAAAAAGAGAGGGGGAGTCGAGGAGAGGGGATAAGGGGAGAGAAATTAATTGCGGTTATTTTTTTCTTGAATAATGGAGAGGGAACGGCGTCCTCCTTGAGAGTGTGACAAACTTTTGTGAGTGCTTTTCTCCTGCCTATCTGTCATCTTTCATAAAATAGAGTGTTATCAATTTTAAATGATTGAAAACTTCTGAACAAGCGTCAAAAAGTCTTCTGTCGGTTGCCGGCTCTACCTTATCAGCCTTCTGGAATAATTTTCTTGATGTTTTCAGACAACGATGGCAATATTTGAAGATTGTCGGCTGCCGGCACAGGCTGGGCATTCCCCAGTTTGGCGCGGTATAAAACATTAAGTGTGGAGAGTGAATCAAACGTGGGAACTGCAATGATGACAGCAAAGCAACAGCGATGGCAGCTTGGAACCCTCACACTGCTGCTAGGAGGGTTGATTAGCTGCGGGCAGCTAGCCAAAATTGGTGCGAATGTTAATATC
Above is a genomic segment from Microcoleus sp. FACHB-68 containing:
- a CDS encoding divergent PAP2 family protein, with translation MQDFGRILDNQVLVVALTACLIAQILKVIFELVTHGKVNLRVLVTTGGMPSAHSALVTALATSVGQSVGWETPEFAVAAIFAIIVMYDAAGVRLAAGKQARILNQIIDELFQEHPKFNENRLKELLGHTPVQVIVGSTLGAAISCLAGPAY
- a CDS encoding MgPME-cyclase complex family protein; protein product: MQTYYFVLASQRFLLEEEPFEEVLQERHRHYKELEKEIDFWLVKEPAFLEAPAMAPVKAKCPQPAVAVISTNPQFITWLKLRLEFVHTGEFQAPSEAIPEPLASLTPAS
- a CDS encoding pyridoxine 5'-phosphate synthase: MPTLGVNIDHIATIRQARRTVEPDPVAAAVLAELAGADGITVHLREDRRHIQDRDVRLLRQTVRTHLNLEMAATSEMVAIALDIQPDYVTLVPERREEVTTEGGLDINGQMHRLGEIVGTLQGAGIPVSLFIDADPVQIAASAIVKAKFIELHTGRYAEAADEVSRQKELAVLAQGCEQALAAGLRVNAGHGLTYWNVYPIAGIEGMEELNIGHTIISRAVLVGMERAVREMKQAMRGEF
- the folD gene encoding bifunctional methylenetetrahydrofolate dehydrogenase/methenyltetrahydrofolate cyclohydrolase FolD, whose amino-acid sequence is MDAKTAQILDGKALAQKIQAELRDRIQTLQAQRERPPGLAVVMVGDNPASAAYVRNKERACEKTGIASLGKHLPAQTTQTELEQLIEQLNQDERVDGILVQLPLPEHLDAVAALNKIEPKKDADGLHPANMGRLVRGEAGLRSCTPAGVMRLLQEYDIDPAGKHAVIIGRSILVGKPMALMLLEANATVTIAHSRTPDLAAITRSADILVAATGRPEMITAEMVKPGAVVVDVGINSVSQGAGKSRLVGDVHFESVQTVAQFLTPVPGGVGPMTVAMLLCNTVFSYSQGGDV
- a CDS encoding ABC transporter ATP-binding protein, with protein sequence MTETVLDVRNLQVLFQTDEKLLKAVDGISFEVKRGQTLGIVGESGSGKSVTSLAVMGLVPSPPGKIAGGEIWFRGVTPAGELQEPVNLLQLPAEKMQQYRGGQLATIFQEPMSALNPVYDIGFQLTEAIRLHQNVSPAQARRLATSLLQEVKLLPSDEELRQRYLETRQTSDEREIQQHINEQKQAILKRYPHELSGGQIQRVTIAMAISCNPTLLIADEPTTALDVTVQATILALLRELRDQRQMTMMFITHDLSVIAEVADSVAVMYRGKIVEYGSVLEIFSNPQHPYTKGLLACRPQLNRRLRYLPTVSDFMEVVTTGTGEVEIREKTQGNAGVGTALPYLPGEQNRAGSTPVPPSGAPVPLTNSAPLLDIGTEEAPVRGTTYEIADESEVEPVEVSEAEMDQRLAKLQQQAPLVSIRDLQVGFPVRGMFGQTKRYMMAVNGVSFDVYPGETLGLVGESGCGKTTLARTLLRLIEPMGGQMMFEGQDITSLQGNALRRLRREMQIIFQDPFSSLNPRMNIGDAVMEPLVIHAAEKNGRQQRERAAYLLERVGLNPGLMKRYPHEFSGGQRQRISIARALALNPKFIVCDESVSALDVSVQAQVLNLLKELQGEFGLTYIFISHDLSVVKFMSDRIVVMNKGKIEEVGSSERLYREPKQAYTRQLISSIPTGTLERIQQQQAAREELKVK
- a CDS encoding WecB/TagA/CpsF family glycosyltransferase: MSEVPKQLSVLGLPVHLLDNYPDWLTSRLHQGLGCHVVTLNAEMTIQGTENPALANVIHQAELVIPDGAGIVLYSRLKGQPVQRCPGIELADSLVRQAGQMGNECPVFFFGGAPGVAETAAELWHRQVPGLSLVGVQHGYLSPEEQQQLCQTLQTLQPRLILVGLGVPRQEFWIAQHRHLCPQATWIGVGGSFDIWAGIKTRAPVWMQNLHLEWLYRLYQEPWRWRRMLVLPVFAWRALLATRDQRKAISQEN
- the crtE gene encoding geranylgeranyl diphosphate synthase CrtE, whose translation is MVSIKNIHSPQQEEESTFDLSAYLAGRQVQVEAALDRAIPLTYPEKIYEAMRYSLLAGGKRLRPILCLATCELAGGTMEMAMPTACALEMIHTMSLIHDDLPAMDNDDYRRGKLTNHKVYGEDIAILAGDGLLAYAFEFVAAQTQGVPAERVLQVIAKLGNAVGAAGLVGGQVVDLESEGKPDISLETLNFIHTHKTGALLEACVVCGAILAGSPAEDLQRLSRYAQNIGLAFQIVDDILDITATQEALGKTAGKDLQAQKATYPSLWGLEESERQARQLVEAAKAELASFGPKAQPLQAIADFITNRNH